In Gammaproteobacteria bacterium, the sequence CGTAGGGGTCGTCCGGATAAAAGAAGGTGGAGCCGTGATCGCCCTCGATCGCGGTCACCGTGCCACCGGGACGGACGACCCGGGCGAGGCTGCGCAGCGCCCGATCGGGGTCCGGCAGGTGCTCCAGGACGAAGCACAAGAAGACGTGGTCGAAGGCGCCCTCGGCGAAGGGCAGGTGCAACAGATCGGCCTGCTGGAAGTGCACGCCGGAGAGGCCGGCCTCGCAGACCCGCCGTTCGGCGGCCGCCAGGGATTCGGCGGAGATGTCAACCGCCGTGATCGCGGCACCGGGGCTGCGTCGCGCGAGCTCCACGGTCTGCGCGCCGACGCCGCAGCCGGCCTCCAGGACGAGCGAGCCGGCGGGGTAGCCGGTGTCGTGGTGCAGCAGCTCCGCGAGGGTGCCAGCCTGGTCGAGAAGGCGTTGCGCCTCGCGCGGTGTGTAGCCGTGGACGTAATTGGGGCTCATCGTGGGCACATCACCTCCGTGGGGGTTCCGGCGCCGGCGCGACTGGCGGGCGCGGGCCACGGCT encodes:
- a CDS encoding methyltransferase domain-containing protein, whose product is MSPNYVHGYTPREAQRLLDQAGTLAELLHHDTGYPAGSLVLEAGCGVGAQTVELARRSPGAAITAVDISAESLAAAERRVCEAGLSGVHFQQADLLHLPFAEGAFDHVFLCFVLEHLPDPDRALRSLARVVRPGGTVTAIEGDHGSTFFYPDDPY